Sequence from the Cryptococcus neoformans var. grubii H99 chromosome 3, complete sequence genome:
TGAGACCATCGATGGAATCAACAAGCCACTCGGCAGTGACACCAGCCAGGGCAGTCATTAAAAGCAACATACCCAAAGCAAAATGAAATTTGACCTTTGGCTGGACATGCACCGTGCCGTCTTCGTCGACAATAATATGCTCAGATCCTGCTGATGACACGACAGACTGGCGCTCGATATCCTCATTGGCGACAGATGGTCGGAGGGTATCTGAAAAATTTGAACTCGTCCTAAACGGACTGATAGGTGATGATTGAGTGAATGCGTTATCGTTCTTCTCATTGACTGGGGGAGTTTCGGGGTTTGGAGCATTATGGGGGATCTGTCGTGACTCTCTCTCATTATCCGCTTCATGTCCATCAGCACCCCGCTCCTTCTGCCgctgttccttcttcgaaGACACTGAAAATTTCCTGAATTTCCTGAATCGTCTGTTCGACTTTTCCGACCTAACtgatgaagcagaagaaCTACTGGAGCTTGAGGAATCAACAATTGAGTCAACCCAATGAGGCCTTGGGAAAACGTGTTCGTGATGTGGCGCAGGGCCGGGAAGTGGATGTCGGACCTTTTCGCGAGGGATCCTGAAAAGATACGCGTGGGCTATTATATCGTAAATGTTTGTACAGAAAAGGGAATGAAATAAAAGAACTTACTGTATAACTGGAAGGTGAGGAACATGGCGTAAACAGCAAGCAAGATGAAGCTCAGACCCCTCGACATCTTGAGCAGGTTGTTTAACTCCTCGCCTTCAGGTTGCGATCCTGCTCTGGCGCTCGAGACAACATCGGAAGTAGAGGGATAGGCGTAGTGATAGGCAGCAGGAAGGACTATCGCCATGAGCTACATTTGGTCAGCAACTGTTCCGACGTTTCAGACGCGACACTTACAGAAATACCCAACAAAGAAATGTGCATCTGCGCACCGATTATGGTGTATAACTGTTCGTGGAATCGAAGACCACCGGCAAAGTAGCTCATACCAAGTACGAGCAATACTGCAGAAGATCAGCGATGCACAACGTCTGATGTAAGATGTCACTTACCATTACTCAAAATGGACCCAACCATACTGGCCTGTACAATATCAAGCTGACCCTTGACCAAGGCCAAAATTGCGATCAAAAGTTCCACGGCGTTTCCGAAAGATGCGTTAAGCAACCCACCCCAAGCTTCGCCAACTCGATGGGCCAGCTCTTCAGTGGCGAAACCCAATCCACCAGCGAGTGGCACAATGGCGATTAAGCTTGTTACAAAAATAGCTATGGGGTTCTGATGACTAAAATGTAAAGCCCAGCTGATGGGAAGAATGATCGGCACCGCAGCGAGGGCAGGTTGAGCCTTGATGGTGTTCTGAATCATCGTTAGTGCCCCGTTGctggaagcagaagataTGACTTACGCGAAAACATTGTGTCCAGGTGGGCTCAATGAAGGTCTTCTGTaacttctcttcctcactttCGGGGGGACCCATCTTGGGAGGCAAAGGAATTGAAATATTCTTCAATGGAGCAAGCCTATTTCTCCCGAATGCTGAACCGACGCCCGCAGAGATAGTGGGTGCGCTGTTTGGACGACTGGGAAGGTCGGCAGTACCATGACTCACTGGATCGGCTTCAGAAATCTTGATTGACGGCACGCGGGCATGACCAGGTCGAGATCGAGGTTTCAAGATAGTGCGCAAAGTGGTGGGTTGCTTGAGAGCAGATGCTGAGCTACCAGACTCCTGTTCTGGTAAGACattttgctgctgctgactTGTGGTGTCACCGGTAGTGGAATGATAGCCGGAAGATGTAGGAGTGTTCGTATATATCTGTTGTCGGGGATTGGGGCTCTCTATATCAGGTTCAGGTTCTGGTTCAGCGATAGGAGAGGAAGCCATTGAACGTTTGGCGGTGTAGTCTTGTAAGAATTGAACTGGAAAATAAGAGTAAatagaagaggaaagaagggaaggggtgttatgggaagaatggaggTTTATATAAGATAGAGCCAGCGGGCGCTTAGTGGCAATAGTGTGGCGGTGGAGGGTGGTGATAAGGAAGCAgccagaaggaggaagaagggcatCTCCGTCTACCGGCATGACGATGATCAAAGGGATGGCTCTCAGGGCTTGGCACCTTGGCGAGTGGCGGAAGGTGACCGAACCCCGAATGATTGTTCATCCGGCTGTTCACTCCTCAGTGCTCTATCTGTCCCATCGTGCTTCATCCTTTATTCTCCTTCCATAACATTGTCAGCTTGTCGAATACCATGCGTGTTGAGTACGTGACAGGACACTTATTATTGAGAAGTGCGAGTCGTACTGGTTGCTGTTGAAGGGTATTGTTGCAGCCAACGAACAAGTTGCCACCAACAGCTGCTGATGCCATACAATGCTGTGTAGTgatgtcatcatcaccgCAGCAGCTCTGCCCCAAGATAAAATAGGCATGCAAGAACATGGCAAAAGCTAATAATAGGCTTCCTTGAAGCGACACCTAAACATCTCCGTGCCTGATGCTTCATCCCGAACAGAATGCGTGAAGAGGGATGGGACGAATGGAAGATCGAGGATTGAGCGGCAATAAACGAATGAAAAAATCAATGCAAAATATCAGTTCGTCCAATATAACTAAAATGCAGTAAAACCGTGAAATCCTGTACTTATTTATACATATTAATCTCTCCATCCTGGAATTTGGAGAGTCTATGGATCTTCCCCTATTTCTTAGCTTTTGACTTTGCTCCTTTGGCTGCCGTCGGTTTTGATGCAGACTTGCCCGCGGCTTTACCTTTCGGCTTTACAGCCTTGACCAATTTATCCTGTAAAGggtcctcctcttcgctcTTATCCTCCTCCGGTTCATCCGGCACAGGCTCGTCTTCCTATATGGAACGAGAAGTCAGATGATAGCTCGTAGGATCACAGCACAAACGCACTTCAAAAACATCCTCATTGTCGGGCACTGGTCCAGtatcaatcttcttctttgctccCGCAAACATATCACCCTTGTGGAACGCGATGGGGTGATCAGTCTTGTTGTACCTGCCGAAAGTTCAGCTTCCTGTTGTTGATACGAATGATACACGACTTACTGTCTGGTGAAGGACGCCTTCGTGGCGCTTGGGATTTTCTTCAAGATATCCTCATCCCGCATCGTATCGACACCAAGTTCGACAAACGCATCCCAATCGTCTTTGCCAAGATAATATTCGTCCATATACTCAATCGTCTCTTCCACCGCCGCCTGCATGA
This genomic interval carries:
- a CDS encoding calcium/proton exchanger, with the translated sequence MASSPIAEPEPEPDIESPNPRQQIYTNTPTSSGYHSTTGDTTSQQQQNVLPEQESGSSASALKQPTTLRTILKPRSRPGHARVPSIKISEADPVSHGTADLPSRPNSAPTISAGVGSAFGRNRLAPLKNISIPLPPKMGPPESEEEKLQKTFIEPTWTQCFRNTIKAQPALAAVPIILPISWALHFSHQNPIAIFVTSLIAIVPLAGGLGFATEELAHRVGEAWGGLLNASFGNAVELLIAILALVKGQLDIVQASMVGSILSNVLLVLGMSYFAGGLRFHEQLYTIIGAQMHISLLGISLMAIVLPAAYHYAYPSTSDVVSSARAGSQPEGEELNNLLKMSRGLSFILLAVYAMFLTFQLYTHAYLFRIPREKVRHPLPGPAPHHEHVFPRPHWVDSIVDSSSSSSSSASSVRSEKSNRRFRKFRKFSVSSKKEQRQKERGADGHEADNERESRQIPHNAPNPETPPVNEKNDNAFTQSSPISPFRTSSNFSDTLRPSVANEDIERQSVVSSAGSEHIIVDEDGTVHVQPKVKFHFALGMLLLMTALAGVTAEWLVDSIDGLTATGNVSREFVGLILLPVIGNSVEHITAVTVSVKDKLNLSMSIAVGSSIQVSLCLLPILVLIGWAIGQPMLLFFDTFETMALVISVLLVNFAISDGRTNYLEGFVMMMAYLSIALVCWFYDPLD